A stretch of the Phyllopteryx taeniolatus isolate TA_2022b chromosome 5, UOR_Ptae_1.2, whole genome shotgun sequence genome encodes the following:
- the hmg20a gene encoding high mobility group protein 20A isoform X2 encodes MFPDDFKNMDEQQSSPAANSENASQRNGDEKTRRANWTKGRKRKKPMKDRNAPKAPLTGYVRFMNDRREQLRAERPDVPFPEITRMLGNEWSKLPPEEKQQYLDEADRDKERYMRELEKYQKTEAYKHFTRKVQEKQKGKRHRGDVGNQAANEALHEKDAEGKDRTVFDIPIFTEEFLNHSKAREAEMRQLRKTNMEYEERNAALQKHVESMRCAVERLEGDVMQERGRNSLLHQHLDTLRQALASSFSSVPLPGSGEMPTLDSIDSYMKKLHSIIMSNPPEHDSLINTVRDLVNRLDR; translated from the exons ATGTTTCCAGATG ATTTCAAAAATATGGATGAGCAGCAATCGTCTCCTGCAGCCAATTCGGAGAACGCTAGCCAGAGAAATGGAGATGAG AAGACGAGACGTGCCAACTGGACCAAAGGCAGGAAGCGGAAGAAGCCCATGAAGGACAGGAACGCGCCCAAAGCACCGCTAACGGGCTATGTTCGCTTCATGAACGACAGGCGCGAGCAGCTGAGGGCCGAACGTCCGGACGTGCCCTTTCCGGAAATCACCAGGATGCTGGGCAACGAGTGGAGCAAGCTCCCCCCTGAGGAGAAACAG cAATACTTGGATGAGGCGGACCGTGACAAGGAGCGCTACATGCGGGAGCTGGAGAAGTACCAGAAGACGGAGGCATACAAGCATTTCACCAGGAAGGTCCAAGAGAAGCAGAAGGGCAAGCGACATAGAGGCG ATGTCGGGAACCAGGCGGCCAACGAGGCTCTGCACGAG AAAGATGCAGAGGGGAAGGACAGAACCGTGTTTGACATCCCCATCTTCACAGAGGAGTTCCTCAACCACAGCAAAG cTCGCGAGGCCGAGATGCGGCAGCTGCGCAAGACCAACATGGAGTACGAGGAGCGTAACGCCGCGCTCCAAAAGCATGTGGAGAGCATGCGCTGCGCTGTGGAGCGCCTGGAGGGCGACGTTATGCAAGAGAGGGGGCGCAACAGCCTACTCCATCAGCACCTGGACACACTGCGACAGGCGCTCGCCTCCAGCTTCTCCTCTGTGCCTCTGCCAG GCAGCGGAGAGATGCCCACCCTTGACTCCATCGACTCATACATGAAGAAGCTGCACAGCATCATCATGAGCAACCCGCCGGAACACGACAGCCTCATCAACACTGTGAGAGACCTGGTCAACCGTTTGGACAGGTAG
- the hmg20a gene encoding high mobility group protein 20A isoform X1, translating to MFPDDFKNMDEQQSSPAANSENASQRNGDEKTRRANWTKGRKRKKPMKDRNAPKAPLTGYVRFMNDRREQLRAERPDVPFPEITRMLGNEWSKLPPEEKQQYLDEADRDKERYMRELEKYQKTEAYKHFTRKVQEKQKGKRHRGDVGNQAANEALHEKDAEGKDRTVFDIPIFTEEFLNHSKAREAEMRQLRKTNMEYEERNAALQKHVESMRCAVERLEGDVMQERGRNSLLHQHLDTLRQALASSFSSVPLPGSGEMPTLDSIDSYMKKLHSIIMSNPPEHDSLINTVRDLVNRLDR from the exons ATGTTTCCAGATG ATTTCAAAAATATGGATGAGCAGCAATCGTCTCCTGCAGCCAATTCGGAGAACGCTAGCCAGAGAAATGGAGATGAG AAGACGAGACGTGCCAACTGGACCAAAGGCAGGAAGCGGAAGAAGCCCATGAAGGACAGGAACGCGCCCAAAGCACCGCTAACGGGCTATGTTCGCTTCATGAACGACAGGCGCGAGCAGCTGAGGGCCGAACGTCCGGACGTGCCCTTTCCGGAAATCACCAGGATGCTGGGCAACGAGTGGAGCAAGCTCCCCCCTGAGGAGAAACAG cAATACTTGGATGAGGCGGACCGTGACAAGGAGCGCTACATGCGGGAGCTGGAGAAGTACCAGAAGACGGAGGCATACAAGCATTTCACCAGGAAGGTCCAAGAGAAGCAGAAGGGCAAGCGACATAGAGGCG ATGTCGGGAACCAGGCGGCCAACGAGGCTCTGCACGAG AAAGATGCAGAGGGGAAGGACAGAACCGTGTTTGACATCCCCATCTTCACAGAGGAGTTCCTCAACCACAGCAAAG cTCGCGAGGCCGAGATGCGGCAGCTGCGCAAGACCAACATGGAGTACGAGGAGCGTAACGCCGCGCTCCAAAAGCATGTGGAGAGCATGCGCTGCGCTGTGGAGCGCCTGGAGGGCGACGTTATGCAAGAGAGGGGGCGCAACAGCCTACTCCATCAGCACCTGGACACACTGCGACAGGCGCTCGCCTCCAGCTTCTCCTCTGTGCCTCTGCCAG GCAGCGGAGAGATGCCCACCCTTGACTCCATCGACTCATACATGAAGAAGCTGCACAGCATCATCATGAGCAACCCGCCGGAACACGACAGCCTCATCAACACTGTGAGAGACCTGGTCAACCGTTTGGACAG ATAA
- the hmg20a gene encoding high mobility group protein 20A isoform X3, which yields MFPDDFKNMDEQQSSPAANSENASQRNGDETRRANWTKGRKRKKPMKDRNAPKAPLTGYVRFMNDRREQLRAERPDVPFPEITRMLGNEWSKLPPEEKQQYLDEADRDKERYMRELEKYQKTEAYKHFTRKVQEKQKGKRHRGDVGNQAANEALHEKDAEGKDRTVFDIPIFTEEFLNHSKAREAEMRQLRKTNMEYEERNAALQKHVESMRCAVERLEGDVMQERGRNSLLHQHLDTLRQALASSFSSVPLPGSGEMPTLDSIDSYMKKLHSIIMSNPPEHDSLINTVRDLVNRLDR from the exons ATGTTTCCAGATG ATTTCAAAAATATGGATGAGCAGCAATCGTCTCCTGCAGCCAATTCGGAGAACGCTAGCCAGAGAAATGGAGATGAG ACGAGACGTGCCAACTGGACCAAAGGCAGGAAGCGGAAGAAGCCCATGAAGGACAGGAACGCGCCCAAAGCACCGCTAACGGGCTATGTTCGCTTCATGAACGACAGGCGCGAGCAGCTGAGGGCCGAACGTCCGGACGTGCCCTTTCCGGAAATCACCAGGATGCTGGGCAACGAGTGGAGCAAGCTCCCCCCTGAGGAGAAACAG cAATACTTGGATGAGGCGGACCGTGACAAGGAGCGCTACATGCGGGAGCTGGAGAAGTACCAGAAGACGGAGGCATACAAGCATTTCACCAGGAAGGTCCAAGAGAAGCAGAAGGGCAAGCGACATAGAGGCG ATGTCGGGAACCAGGCGGCCAACGAGGCTCTGCACGAG AAAGATGCAGAGGGGAAGGACAGAACCGTGTTTGACATCCCCATCTTCACAGAGGAGTTCCTCAACCACAGCAAAG cTCGCGAGGCCGAGATGCGGCAGCTGCGCAAGACCAACATGGAGTACGAGGAGCGTAACGCCGCGCTCCAAAAGCATGTGGAGAGCATGCGCTGCGCTGTGGAGCGCCTGGAGGGCGACGTTATGCAAGAGAGGGGGCGCAACAGCCTACTCCATCAGCACCTGGACACACTGCGACAGGCGCTCGCCTCCAGCTTCTCCTCTGTGCCTCTGCCAG GCAGCGGAGAGATGCCCACCCTTGACTCCATCGACTCATACATGAAGAAGCTGCACAGCATCATCATGAGCAACCCGCCGGAACACGACAGCCTCATCAACACTGTGAGAGACCTGGTCAACCGTTTGGACAG ATAA
- the hmg20a gene encoding high mobility group protein 20A isoform X5, with translation MDEQQSSPAANSENASQRNGDETRRANWTKGRKRKKPMKDRNAPKAPLTGYVRFMNDRREQLRAERPDVPFPEITRMLGNEWSKLPPEEKQQYLDEADRDKERYMRELEKYQKTEAYKHFTRKVQEKQKGKRHRGDVGNQAANEALHEKDAEGKDRTVFDIPIFTEEFLNHSKAREAEMRQLRKTNMEYEERNAALQKHVESMRCAVERLEGDVMQERGRNSLLHQHLDTLRQALASSFSSVPLPGSGEMPTLDSIDSYMKKLHSIIMSNPPEHDSLINTVRDLVNRLDR, from the exons ATGGATGAGCAGCAATCGTCTCCTGCAGCCAATTCGGAGAACGCTAGCCAGAGAAATGGAGATGAG ACGAGACGTGCCAACTGGACCAAAGGCAGGAAGCGGAAGAAGCCCATGAAGGACAGGAACGCGCCCAAAGCACCGCTAACGGGCTATGTTCGCTTCATGAACGACAGGCGCGAGCAGCTGAGGGCCGAACGTCCGGACGTGCCCTTTCCGGAAATCACCAGGATGCTGGGCAACGAGTGGAGCAAGCTCCCCCCTGAGGAGAAACAG cAATACTTGGATGAGGCGGACCGTGACAAGGAGCGCTACATGCGGGAGCTGGAGAAGTACCAGAAGACGGAGGCATACAAGCATTTCACCAGGAAGGTCCAAGAGAAGCAGAAGGGCAAGCGACATAGAGGCG ATGTCGGGAACCAGGCGGCCAACGAGGCTCTGCACGAG AAAGATGCAGAGGGGAAGGACAGAACCGTGTTTGACATCCCCATCTTCACAGAGGAGTTCCTCAACCACAGCAAAG cTCGCGAGGCCGAGATGCGGCAGCTGCGCAAGACCAACATGGAGTACGAGGAGCGTAACGCCGCGCTCCAAAAGCATGTGGAGAGCATGCGCTGCGCTGTGGAGCGCCTGGAGGGCGACGTTATGCAAGAGAGGGGGCGCAACAGCCTACTCCATCAGCACCTGGACACACTGCGACAGGCGCTCGCCTCCAGCTTCTCCTCTGTGCCTCTGCCAG GCAGCGGAGAGATGCCCACCCTTGACTCCATCGACTCATACATGAAGAAGCTGCACAGCATCATCATGAGCAACCCGCCGGAACACGACAGCCTCATCAACACTGTGAGAGACCTGGTCAACCGTTTGGACAG ATAA
- the hmg20a gene encoding high mobility group protein 20A isoform X4, with translation MDEQQSSPAANSENASQRNGDEKTRRANWTKGRKRKKPMKDRNAPKAPLTGYVRFMNDRREQLRAERPDVPFPEITRMLGNEWSKLPPEEKQQYLDEADRDKERYMRELEKYQKTEAYKHFTRKVQEKQKGKRHRGDVGNQAANEALHEKDAEGKDRTVFDIPIFTEEFLNHSKAREAEMRQLRKTNMEYEERNAALQKHVESMRCAVERLEGDVMQERGRNSLLHQHLDTLRQALASSFSSVPLPGSGEMPTLDSIDSYMKKLHSIIMSNPPEHDSLINTVRDLVNRLDR, from the exons ATGGATGAGCAGCAATCGTCTCCTGCAGCCAATTCGGAGAACGCTAGCCAGAGAAATGGAGATGAG AAGACGAGACGTGCCAACTGGACCAAAGGCAGGAAGCGGAAGAAGCCCATGAAGGACAGGAACGCGCCCAAAGCACCGCTAACGGGCTATGTTCGCTTCATGAACGACAGGCGCGAGCAGCTGAGGGCCGAACGTCCGGACGTGCCCTTTCCGGAAATCACCAGGATGCTGGGCAACGAGTGGAGCAAGCTCCCCCCTGAGGAGAAACAG cAATACTTGGATGAGGCGGACCGTGACAAGGAGCGCTACATGCGGGAGCTGGAGAAGTACCAGAAGACGGAGGCATACAAGCATTTCACCAGGAAGGTCCAAGAGAAGCAGAAGGGCAAGCGACATAGAGGCG ATGTCGGGAACCAGGCGGCCAACGAGGCTCTGCACGAG AAAGATGCAGAGGGGAAGGACAGAACCGTGTTTGACATCCCCATCTTCACAGAGGAGTTCCTCAACCACAGCAAAG cTCGCGAGGCCGAGATGCGGCAGCTGCGCAAGACCAACATGGAGTACGAGGAGCGTAACGCCGCGCTCCAAAAGCATGTGGAGAGCATGCGCTGCGCTGTGGAGCGCCTGGAGGGCGACGTTATGCAAGAGAGGGGGCGCAACAGCCTACTCCATCAGCACCTGGACACACTGCGACAGGCGCTCGCCTCCAGCTTCTCCTCTGTGCCTCTGCCAG GCAGCGGAGAGATGCCCACCCTTGACTCCATCGACTCATACATGAAGAAGCTGCACAGCATCATCATGAGCAACCCGCCGGAACACGACAGCCTCATCAACACTGTGAGAGACCTGGTCAACCGTTTGGACAG ATAA